One segment of Belonocnema kinseyi isolate 2016_QV_RU_SX_M_011 chromosome 7, B_treatae_v1, whole genome shotgun sequence DNA contains the following:
- the LOC117175820 gene encoding transcription elongation factor 1 homolog codes for MGRRKSKRKPPPRKKNIEPLDTQFNCPFCNHEKSCEVKMDKGRSAARITCRVCAEDFQTTINLLSEPLDVYNDWVDACDTAN; via the exons ATGGGTCGAAGAAAGAGTAAAAGGAAGCCTCCACCAAGAAAGAAGAACATCGAACCATTGGACACGCAGTTTAACTGTCCTTTTTGCAACCACGAAAAGTCTTGCGAAgtcaaaat GGATAAGGGCCGCTCTGCAGCGCGGATAACGTGTAGAGTGTGCGCTGAAGATTTTCAAACGACTATAAATCTGTTATCCGAACCCCTGGATGTGTACAATGATTGGGTAGACGCCTGTGACACCGCTAACtga
- the LOC117175819 gene encoding uncharacterized protein LOC117175819 has protein sequence MSDEYQIKVAIGFPSVKEAQIAYEVLSVDKGPRRSGTKRNLSVVDKFLEVKFTGQKASKLRTALTSYFESLLLVLDTMIEFKPEIIIQ, from the exons ATGAGCGACGAGTATCAAAT aaaagttgCAATTGGGTTCCCTTCGGTTAAAGAGGCACAAATAGCCTACGAAGTTCTCAGTGTCGATAAAGGACCTCGAAGAAGTGGAACGAAAAGAAATTTAAGTGTTGTCGATAAATTTCTTGAAGT aaaatttactgGACAGAAAGCAAGCAAATTGCGTACAGCTCTCACGTCCTATTTCGAGAGTTTACTTCTTGTCTTAGATACAATGATAGAATTCAAACCCGAGATTATTATTCAGTAG
- the LOC117175818 gene encoding phosphatidylinositol N-acetylglucosaminyltransferase subunit P — translation MAEHTPAPYTPRSVYGYALYIGSNILLLLYLIWVFVPEHFLHEYLGWSYWPSKYWALAIPIWAITAIIVFTSIIYPAINMLLTPEIDDIRTITDQYSITENKSIPGGVPSISDIPITEVCRTLYLSAENENIE, via the coding sequence ATGGCTGAACATACTCCAGCTCCTTACACTCCCAGATCAGTTTACGGCTATGCCTTGTACATAGGTTCCAATATTTTACTTTTACTGTATTTAATCTGGGTTTTTGTTCCCGAGCATTTTTTACACGAATATCTAGGATGGAGCTACTGGCCCTCGAAATATTGGGCCCTTGCTATTCCCATCTGGGCCATAACTGCGATTATTGTATTTACTTCAATTATTTATCCAGCGATAAACATGCTTTTGACACCGGAAATAGACGACATTAGGACAATTACAGATCAATATTCCATTACTGAAAATAAAAGCATTCCAGGTGGCGTGCCATCAATTTCTGATATTCCGATCACTGAAGTTTGCCGAACTTTGTACCTATCTGCAGAGAATGAAAATATAGAATAA
- the LOC117175817 gene encoding methylenetetrahydrofolate reductase, producing the protein MREHIFGAESISNNKSVSNAIFNWGNPADRLSNQSVHLIDLIEQKLKNNEKFYSFELFPVKDAEKYQRFFSETNKYSPLFHAITWHCGKNVNNLDLENILPLRIAEQFPCNTLLHLAAKGLKSKNIERILNRALESGIKNIFALQGDSSLEIGETSDFVYAVDLVAFIRKQFGSKFCICVAGYPETHSKSPSKELDLFYLKEKVDAGANFIISQIFFEARNFIEFVKDCRKINIRIPIIPGIFPITDYKSLLRMSNICNVQIPKFLFEALEPIKDNNEAVRKFGTELTLRIIKEIFESGTANGFHLFTLNRYSVLSDVCGHPVLN; encoded by the exons ATGAGAGAACATATATTTGGCGCGGAGAGTATCTCTAATAATAAAAGCGTATCAAATGCGATTTTTAATTGGGGAAATCCTGCTGATAGATTATCTAATCAAAGCGTCCATTTAATAGATTTGATTGAACAGAAACTTAAAAACAATGAGAAATTTTACAGCTTTGAGCTATTTCCCGTGAAAGACGCCGAAAAGTACCAAag GTTTTTTTCTGAGACGAATAAATATTCGCCTCTATTTCACGCGATCACTTGGCACTGTGGTAAAAATGTTAACAACCTAGATCTGGAAAATATTTTGCCTTTGAGAATTGCTGAGCAATTTCCATGTAATACTTTATTGCATTTGGCAGCGAAAGGCTTGAAATCGAAAAACATTGAGAGAATTCTCAATCGTGCACTTGAGtctggaataaaaaatatttttgcattacaAGGTG ATTCCTCCTTGGAAATTGGCGAAACTAGTGATTTCGTTTACGCAGTCGATTTAGTTGCATTTATAAGgaaacaatttggttcaaaattctgcaTTTGCGTGGCCGGATATCCGGAAACGCATTCAAAATCACCCTCGAAAGAATTGGATCTGTTTTACCTAAAAGAAAAA GTAGATGCAGGCGCGAACTTTATAATATCTCAGATATTTTTCGAGGCtcggaattttattgaattcgtgaaggattgtcgaaaaataaatattagaattccGATAATCCCAGGAATTTTTCCAATCACTGATTACAAATCTTTGTTAAGGATGTCGAATATTTGTAATGTTCAGATTCCAAAGTTTTTATTCGAAGCTTTGGAACCAATTAAAGATAATAACGAAGCTGTGCGTAAATTTGGAACTGAATTAACCTTGCGAATTATTAAGGAAATTTTCGAAAGTGGAACTGCAAATGGATTTCATTTATTCACATTAAATAG GTATTCTGTATTATCCGATGTATGTGGTCATCCAGTTTTGAATTAG